From a region of the Lepus europaeus isolate LE1 chromosome 17, mLepTim1.pri, whole genome shotgun sequence genome:
- the ZNF239 gene encoding zinc finger protein 239, producing the protein MATGDPAAHLCQDEPQGTGSHAVTEESPERTAARGGRPPTERCPENLHIRLGSDVTELGSPLFRGEVTCHSGQPKEPLGPSEYNRRDLPEWKSRSVSCSQQKFPTEEQPCARGSRGKALHPGPNGHPREKIHLAAAKLFRCGRCGEDFSQNSELLLHQRGHAQEKPYRCEQCGKGFTRSSSLLVHQAVHTEEKPYRCEQCGKGFTRSSSLLVHHAVHTGEKPYKCDRCAKGFSQSSKLLIHQRVHTGEKPYECGECGMSFSQRSNLHIHQRVHTGERPYKCAECGKGFSQSSNLHIHRCVHTGEKPYQCYECGKGFSQSSDLRIHLRVHTGEKPYHCGKCGKGFSQSSKLLIHQRVHTGEKPYECGECGKGFSQSSNLHIHQRVHRKEPR; encoded by the coding sequence atggccacaggggacCCTGCAGCGCACCTCTGCCAGGACGAGCCCCAGGGAACAGGCAGCCACGCAGTGACTGAGGAGAGCCCCGAGAGGACAGCGGCAAGGGGGGGACGTCCTCCCACGGAGCGCTGTCCAGAGAACCTTCACATCAGACTTGGGTCTGATGTCACAGAGCTGGGCTCGCCCTTGTTCCGGGGTGAGGTGACCTGCCACAGCGGCCAGCCGAAAGAACCTTTGGGTCCCTCGGAATATAACCGCCGGGACCTTCCCGAATGGAAGTCACGGTCAGTCAGCTGTAGCCAGCAGAAGTTTCCCACGGAGGAGCAACCCTGTGCCCGTGGCAGCCGTGGGAAAGCACTCCACCCCGGCCCCAACGGCCATCCGCGTGAGAAAATCCACTTGGCGGCGGCAAAGCTGTTCAGATGTGGTCGGTGTGGTGAGGACTTCAGTCAGAACTCAGAGCTGCTGCTCCACCAGCGAGGCCACGCACAAGAGAAACCCTACAGGTGTGAGCAGTGTGGCAAGGGCTTCACCAGGAGCTCCAGCCTGCTCGTCCACCAGGCCGTGCACACAGAAGAGAAACCCTACAGGTGTGAGCAGTGCGGCAAGGGCTTCACCAGGAGCTCCAGCCTGCTCGTCCACCACGCGGTGCACACCGGCGAGAAGCCCTACAAGTGCGACAGGTGCGCCAAGGGCTTCAGCCAGAGCTCCAAGCTGCTCATCCACCAGCGGGTGCACACCGGGGAGAAGCCCTACGAGTGCGGGGAGTGCGGCATGAGCTTCAGCCAGCGCTCCAACCTGCACATCCACCAGCGGGTGCACACTGGGGAGAGGCCCTACAAGTGCGCCGAGTGTGGCAAGGGCTTCAGCCAGAGCTCCAACCTGCACATCCACCGCTGCGTCCACACCGGCGAGAAGCCCTACCAGTGCTACGAGTGCGGCAAGGGCTTCAGCCAGAGCTCGGACCTGCGCATCCACCTGCGGGTGCACACCGGCGAGAAGCCCTACCACTGCGGCAAGTGCGGCAAGGGCTTCAGCCAGAGCTCCAAGCTGCTCATCCACCAGCGGGTGCACACCGGCGAGAAGCCCTATGAGTGCGGGGAGTGCGGCAAGGGCTTCAGCCAGAGCTCCAACCTGCACATCCACCAGCGGGTGCACAGGAAAGAGCCCCGCTGA